The following proteins come from a genomic window of Miscanthus floridulus cultivar M001 chromosome 2, ASM1932011v1, whole genome shotgun sequence:
- the LOC136540259 gene encoding pentatricopeptide repeat-containing protein At4g21065-like: protein MLPSMLSKSTASPSPARLYRLLPVSSLQTTSHLRPAPNAASPPPSPPTRSPAFLSPCPSPYSHNNYAAILRSCVLSRAVRPGRQLHARLLVSGLGLDAVLATRLVDLYASCGHVSLARRLFDEMPKQGNVFLWNVLIRAYAHDGPHEAAIELYRAMLAYGSMEPDNFTYPPVLKACAALLDLGAGREVHDRVMRTSWAADVFVCAGLIDMYAKCGCVNEAWAVFDGTTVRDAVVWNSMITACGQNGRPAEALALCRNMAAEGIAPTIVTLVSAISAAADAAALPRGRELHGYGWRRGFGSQDKLKTSLLDMYAKSGWVTVARVLFEQLLHRDLISWNAMICGFGMHGHADHAFELFSRMRSEAQVIPDHITFVGVLSACNHGGMVQEAKEVFDLMVTVYSIKPTVQHYTCLVDVLGHSGRFKEASDVIKGMLVKPDSGIWGALLNGCKIHKNVELAELALHKLIELEPEDAGNYVLLSNIYAQSGKWEEAARVRKLMTNRGLKKIIACSWIELKGKSHGFLVGDASHPRSDEIYEELERLEGLISQTGYVPDTTPVFHNVEADEKRNMVWGHSERLAIAFGLISTPPGTKLLVTKNLRVCEDCHVVIKLISQIEQREIIIRDVNRFHHFVNGECSCKDHW from the coding sequence ATGCTGCCATCCATGCTCTCAAAATCAACAGCCTCGCCGTCTCCGGCACGCCTCTACCGCCTCCTCCCCGTCTCGTCCCTCCAAACGACCAGCCATCTCCGGCCTGCACCCAATGCCGCATCTCCTCCACCTTCACCTCCTACCCGAAGCCCAGCCTTCCTCTCCCCGTGCCCATCTCCGTACAGCCACAACAACTACGCCGCCATCCTCCGATCCTGCGTCCTCTCCAGAGCCGTTCGGCCCGGTCGACAGCTCCACGCCAGGCTCCTCGTGTCGGGCCTTGGCCTCGACGCTGTCCTCGCCACCAGGCTCGTCGATCTCTACGCGTCCTGCGGCCATGTGTCTCTCGCCCGTCGCTTGTTCGACGAAATGCCCAAACAGGGCAACGTCTTCCTGTGGAACGTGCTCATCCGTGCCTACGCTCACGACGGTCCACACGAGGCGGCAATAGAGCTGTACCGCGCGATGCTGGCATATGGCAGCATGGAACCAGACAACTTCACGTATCCGCCGGTTCTCAAGGCGTGCGCTGCACTCCTGGACCTGGGCGCTGGCCGGGAGGTGCACGATCGTGTCATGCGCACGAGTTGGGCCGCAGATGTGTTTGTGTGTGCAGGCCTCATCGACATGTACGCCAAGTGTGGTTGCGTGAACGAGGCTTGGGCAGTGTTTGATGGCACCACAGTTAGGGACGCCGTGGTATGGAATTCAATGATTACAGCATGTGGGCAAAATGGGCGACCAGCAGAGGCGCTCGCTCTGTGCCGTAACATGGCGGCTGAAGGCATTGCGCCAACGATCGTCACTCTGGTGAGTGCGATATCAGCTGCAGCTGATGCGGCTGCGCTGCCTAGAGGGAGGGAGCTGCATGGGTACGGTTGGAGGAGAGGGTTTGGGTCACAGGACAAGCTGAAGACTTCCCTTCTGGACATGTATGCCAAGAGTGGTTGGGTTACGGTGGCGCGTGTTCTCTTTGAGCAGCTCTTGCACAGGGATCTTATTTCTTGGAATGCCATGATCTGCGGATTTGGGATGCATGGCCATGCTGATCATGCATTTGAGCTCTTTAGCAGAATGCGGAGTGAGGCTCAAGTGATACCTGACCATATTACTTTTGTTGGGGTCCTATCTGCTTGTAACCATGGAGGAATGGTACAAGAAGCAAAAGAAGTATTTGATCTGATGGTGACTGTATATTCCATCAAGCCAACAGTGCAGCATTACACCTGCCTTGTAGATGTTCTTGGTCACTCTGGTAGGTTCAAAGAAGCTTCTGATGTTATTAAAGGAATGTTGGTGAAGCCAGATTCAGGGATATGGGGTGCACTGCTAAATGGTTGTAAGATTCACAAAAATGTTGAGCTAGCTGAACTAGCCCTGcataagttgattgaattggagcCTGAAGATGCTGGTAATTATGTGCTTCTATCAAATATATATGCTCAGTCTGGGAAATGGGAAGAAGCTGCAAGGGTGAGGAAGCTGATGACCAATAGAGGCTTGAAAAAGATAATTGCTTGTAGCTGGATCGAATTGAAAGGGAAGTCCCATGGGTTTCTTGTGGGTGATGCTTCTCATCCTAGATCAGATGAAATATATGAAGAGTTGGAGCGATTGGAAGGTCTCATCAGTCAAACTGGCTATGTGCCTGACACCACGCCAGTTTTCCATAATGTGGAAGCTGATGAAAAGAGGAACATGGTATGGGGACACAGCGAGAGGCTGGCCATTGCATTTGGACTCATTAGTACACCCCCTGGGACAAAGCTGCTTGTGACAAAGAATCTTCGAGTTTGTGAGGACTGCCATGTTGTCATCAAGCTGATTTCACAGATTGAGCAGCGTGAAATTATCATAAGAGATGTTAACCGCTTCCATCACTTTGTAAATGGTGAATGCTCATGCAAAGACCATTGGTAA